From Agromyces sp. SYSU T00194, a single genomic window includes:
- a CDS encoding acyl-CoA thioesterase, giving the protein MFFRTLLHLAWFSRRKQGLGHYDVARTNFITLPTDLDVNWHMNNGVYFSIMDVARFDMLVRNGVWKIFRDRGWYPVVVAETLSFRKSLNLWQRFTIESRILGFDDKAVYVEQRFVRPGPDGEPEVYAKGYIRGRFLKKGGGTVSVAELIEAIGEVPEEMVVPERLLEWGQGVSLPATRAAAPSVWS; this is encoded by the coding sequence ATGTTCTTCCGGACCCTCCTCCACCTCGCCTGGTTCTCCCGCCGCAAGCAGGGCCTCGGGCACTACGACGTCGCCCGCACGAACTTCATCACGCTGCCGACCGACCTCGACGTCAACTGGCACATGAACAACGGCGTGTACTTCTCGATCATGGACGTCGCGCGCTTCGACATGCTCGTGCGCAACGGCGTCTGGAAGATCTTCCGCGACCGCGGCTGGTACCCGGTGGTCGTCGCCGAGACGCTGTCGTTCCGCAAGTCGTTGAACCTCTGGCAGCGGTTCACGATCGAGTCGCGCATCCTCGGCTTCGACGACAAGGCCGTGTACGTCGAGCAGCGCTTCGTGCGCCCCGGCCCCGACGGCGAGCCCGAGGTGTACGCGAAGGGCTACATCCGCGGCCGGTTCCTGAAGAAGGGCGGCGGCACCGTCTCGGTCGCCGAGCTGATCGAGGCGATCGGCGAGGTGCCCGAGGAGATGGTCGTGCCCGAGCGCCTGCTCGAGTGGGGCCAGGGCGTGTCGCTGCCGGCCACGCGCGCGGCGGCGCCGTCGGTCTGGAGCTGA
- a CDS encoding AI-2E family transporter — translation MRKPRRSTDASEVTEPEVMSRARPVVSVMSNHPFRWAFVATLGVLLALFLAQAALGLSSVIFSVFAAIFVALGLDPLIRWFQRRGMKRGWAIVTVILLFVGVVAGMLLLLIPIIVTQSVEFIQGLPQAVEDVQQQDWYLAVEDFTGGAISGAYDWLLGIITDPNTWATVGGGALQVAGTVVNAISTGFFIFILSIYFIATLDTMKQACYSLISKSHRETVVGYAERIMDSIGRYLSGMVVLAFFNATYSLILLIIVGVPYAIVIASVAFLITLIPLIGTILTTIAMTIVALFVSPTAAIIVLIFMLIYMQVEAYILTPRVMSKAVSIPGSLVLIAALAGGTLAGLPGALVAIPIAAGILLIIREVVVPKKELS, via the coding sequence ATGAGGAAGCCTCGTCGCAGCACCGACGCCAGTGAAGTGACCGAGCCCGAGGTGATGTCGCGCGCGCGTCCCGTCGTGAGCGTGATGAGCAACCATCCGTTCCGGTGGGCGTTCGTCGCGACCCTCGGCGTGCTGCTGGCGCTCTTCCTCGCCCAGGCCGCCCTCGGGCTGTCGTCGGTGATCTTCTCGGTCTTCGCGGCGATCTTCGTCGCGCTCGGGCTCGACCCGCTCATCCGCTGGTTCCAGCGACGCGGCATGAAGCGGGGCTGGGCGATCGTCACGGTCATCCTGCTGTTCGTCGGCGTCGTCGCGGGCATGCTGCTCCTGCTCATCCCGATCATCGTCACGCAGTCGGTCGAGTTCATCCAGGGGCTGCCGCAGGCAGTCGAGGACGTGCAGCAGCAGGACTGGTACCTGGCGGTGGAGGACTTCACCGGCGGCGCGATCTCGGGCGCCTACGACTGGCTCCTGGGCATCATCACCGATCCCAACACCTGGGCGACCGTCGGCGGCGGCGCACTCCAGGTGGCGGGCACGGTCGTGAACGCGATCTCGACCGGATTCTTCATCTTCATCCTGTCGATCTACTTCATCGCGACGCTCGACACGATGAAGCAGGCCTGCTACTCGCTGATCTCCAAGTCGCACCGCGAGACGGTCGTCGGCTACGCCGAGCGGATCATGGACTCGATCGGCCGCTACCTCAGCGGCATGGTCGTGCTCGCGTTCTTCAACGCGACCTACAGCCTCATCCTGCTGATCATCGTCGGCGTGCCGTACGCCATCGTCATCGCGTCGGTCGCGTTCCTGATCACGCTCATCCCGCTGATCGGTACGATCCTGACGACCATCGCCATGACGATCGTCGCGCTGTTCGTCTCGCCGACCGCCGCGATCATCGTGCTGATCTTCATGCTCATCTACATGCAGGTCGAGGCCTACATCCTCACCCCGCGCGTGATGAGCAAGGCCGTGTCGATCCCGGGCTCGCTCGTGCTGATCGCGGCCCTCGCCGGCGGCACGCTGGCCGGCCTGCCGGGTGCGCTGGTCGCCATCCCGATCGCGGCGGGCATCCTCCTCATCATCCGCGAGGTGGTCGTGCCGAAGAAGGAGCTCAGCTAG
- a CDS encoding SRPBCC domain-containing protein — protein sequence MTNPTGHFANRPDGLYLLFDRLFAAPIEKVWFTLTEPSEMKKWIGTYTGNPRTGGVRFVLTSGANSDWEYASVLEFEAPHRFTADVGMGADEVRVYCHLTEKGGRTALTLGQRLRDPGEAARIGPVWDHYLDALRAAVTGGEAPGWDHYGDSYVDYYKGLVVPAESV from the coding sequence ATGACGAACCCCACCGGCCACTTCGCGAACCGGCCCGACGGCCTGTACCTGCTGTTCGACCGGCTCTTCGCAGCGCCGATCGAGAAGGTCTGGTTCACGCTCACCGAGCCCAGCGAGATGAAGAAGTGGATCGGCACGTACACCGGCAATCCACGCACCGGCGGCGTGCGGTTCGTGCTGACCTCGGGCGCGAACTCCGACTGGGAGTACGCCAGCGTCCTCGAGTTCGAGGCGCCGCACCGGTTCACCGCCGACGTGGGGATGGGCGCCGACGAGGTGCGCGTCTACTGCCACCTCACCGAGAAGGGCGGCCGCACGGCGCTGACCCTCGGCCAGCGGCTGCGCGACCCCGGTGAGGCCGCGCGCATCGGTCCTGTGTGGGACCACTACCTCGACGCCCTGCGGGCCGCGGTCACGGGCGGCGAGGCCCCCGGCTGGGACCACTACGGCGACAGCTACGTCGACTACTACAAGGGGCTGGTGGTTCCCGCGGAATCGGTGTGA
- a CDS encoding phytoene desaturase family protein, which produces MPVEHDVVIVGGGHNGLTAAAYLARAGLDVLLLERDDHLGGAAISAPAFEGVDARLSRYSYLVSLLPKRIIDDLGLDLRLVRRAHSSYTPDPHDPTRGLLIERDGAGYGAFDRIGAASDALAWGSFGDDTARLAEAIFPTLTEPLPTRDEVRRMVDDARVWDEFVRRPLGEAVASRFSNDLVRGVVETDGLIGTFTRTSDPALEANRCFLYHVIGGGTGDWDVPVGGMGAVSGELARAARTAGATLVTGADATVITPDGDVRYTQAGVEHTVTAGTVLSGVAPHVLARLLGEPDSAPRPEGAQLKVNLLLTRLPRLRDTSVSPEAAFGGTLHVNETATQLEAAYAAASAGRLPDPMPCEVYCHTLSDPSILSPELTASGAHTLTVFALHVPDRLVDALGDDELRRTAERAVLDSLDSVLAEPIESLLATDASGRPCIETKTTRDLERALAMPGGNIFHGPLSWPWREDGDPASTPAERWGVATAHPRILMCGSGAVRGGAVSGIGGHNAAMAVVEALAG; this is translated from the coding sequence ATGCCTGTGGAACACGATGTCGTGATCGTCGGCGGCGGACACAACGGGCTGACCGCCGCCGCCTACCTGGCCCGCGCGGGCCTCGACGTGCTGCTGCTCGAGCGCGACGACCACCTCGGCGGCGCGGCGATCTCCGCCCCGGCGTTCGAGGGCGTCGACGCGCGGCTCAGCCGCTACTCCTACCTCGTGAGCCTGCTCCCGAAGCGCATCATCGACGACCTCGGGCTCGACCTCCGCCTGGTCAGACGCGCCCACTCCTCGTACACGCCCGACCCGCACGACCCGACCCGCGGCCTGTTGATCGAGCGCGACGGCGCCGGCTACGGCGCGTTCGACCGCATCGGCGCGGCATCCGACGCCCTCGCCTGGGGCAGCTTCGGCGACGACACCGCGCGCCTCGCCGAGGCGATCTTCCCGACGCTCACCGAGCCGCTGCCGACGCGCGACGAGGTGCGCCGAATGGTCGACGACGCCCGCGTCTGGGACGAGTTCGTGCGCCGCCCGCTCGGCGAGGCCGTCGCGTCGCGCTTCTCGAACGACCTCGTGCGCGGCGTCGTCGAGACCGACGGGCTGATCGGCACGTTCACGCGCACGAGCGATCCGGCGCTCGAGGCGAACCGCTGCTTCCTGTACCACGTGATCGGCGGCGGCACCGGCGACTGGGACGTACCGGTCGGCGGCATGGGCGCGGTGAGCGGCGAGCTCGCGAGGGCCGCGCGCACGGCCGGCGCGACGCTGGTGACGGGGGCGGATGCCACGGTGATCACGCCCGACGGCGACGTGCGCTACACCCAGGCCGGCGTCGAACACACCGTCACCGCGGGCACCGTGCTCTCCGGCGTGGCCCCGCACGTGCTCGCCCGCCTGCTCGGCGAGCCCGACTCCGCCCCGCGCCCGGAGGGCGCCCAGCTCAAGGTCAACCTGCTGCTCACCCGTCTGCCGCGCCTGCGCGACACGTCGGTGTCCCCCGAGGCCGCGTTCGGCGGCACGCTCCACGTCAACGAGACCGCCACCCAGCTCGAGGCCGCCTACGCCGCCGCATCCGCCGGCCGCCTGCCCGACCCGATGCCGTGCGAGGTCTACTGCCACACCCTGAGCGACCCGAGCATCCTCTCGCCCGAGCTCACCGCGTCGGGCGCGCACACGCTCACCGTCTTCGCCCTGCACGTGCCCGACCGCCTGGTCGACGCGCTCGGCGACGACGAGCTGCGCCGCACCGCCGAGCGGGCCGTGCTCGACTCGCTCGACTCGGTGCTCGCCGAGCCGATCGAGTCGCTGCTGGCGACGGATGCCTCGGGCCGGCCGTGCATCGAGACGAAGACCACGCGCGACCTCGAGCGCGCCCTCGCGATGCCCGGCGGCAACATCTTCCACGGGCCGCTCTCGTGGCCGTGGCGGGAGGACGGCGACCCGGCGTCGACCCCGGCGGAGCGCTGGGGCGTGGCCACCGCGCATCCGCGCATCCTCATGTGCGGATCAGGCGCCGTGCGCGGCGGCGCAGTCTCCGGCATCGGCGGGCACAACGCCGCGATGGCCGTGGTCGAGGCGCTCGCGGGCTGA